A stretch of the Dehalococcoidales bacterium genome encodes the following:
- a CDS encoding aldehyde ferredoxin oxidoreductase C-terminal domain-containing protein translates to MWYGWAGATLEIDLSRGKIEKVVTDRQLTEDFLGGKGTNAKILWDRVPPEVDAFSPDNLLIVSAGVLSGTLVPGANRTIITFKSPVMGIKYYCTMGGFFGPQLKQAGYDTIIFSGKSPVPVYLWIDDDHVELRNASHIWGKGNLETRQTIQEELKDENIEIMSIGLAGENRVAAASIEGSYSVSASRGGGGVVMGDKNLKAIAVRGTGDVNVFNGARLFELSEPILERSIIRNEANWKEMWLGAGLVTANPGAVGHFSGDVSPEVQQKVKGYSKMTKGYYQDTKTRDAACFNCSMPCKRVFAFEGYHVAGKCQWNTAGVINSQVMNPRYGLKYYALCQKHGLDDISLSQYIGFAIDLYRRGILTREDTDGVELEWGNPEIVYDLIEKIARRQGIGDVLADGLYLAAQRIGRGAENYTYLTKKLEPLPFDVRGLAHRALPIATIDKADRTRGLSGTYGMWERPREEREAYIKAGFFQYPEEFKQYFLSDFDPSGQDYEAMIQFMSYNEEILALTDATGFCFFWTNFGTFPPINNRPLMAELVSAATGMDIDEAGMTEIAQRIGHLVRAYNVREGIRRKDDDMADTFYEKSPEPPHRQIDRALFNKWLDRYYELKGWDNDGIPTGGALHEIGLEYVRQDLEQRRILTPPSGRVLVT, encoded by the coding sequence ATGTGGTATGGTTGGGCTGGAGCCACCTTAGAGATTGACCTGTCAAGGGGAAAAATTGAAAAGGTAGTTACCGACCGTCAGTTGACCGAGGACTTTCTCGGGGGCAAAGGGACCAACGCCAAAATCTTGTGGGACAGAGTCCCTCCTGAGGTTGACGCTTTCTCCCCGGATAATCTATTGATAGTCAGTGCCGGTGTCCTCAGCGGCACGCTGGTGCCCGGGGCTAACCGCACTATTATTACCTTCAAATCTCCGGTAATGGGTATCAAGTACTATTGCACCATGGGTGGTTTCTTTGGTCCCCAGCTAAAACAGGCCGGCTATGATACCATAATCTTTTCGGGAAAGTCGCCCGTTCCGGTGTATTTATGGATAGATGATGACCATGTGGAACTGCGTAACGCCAGCCATATCTGGGGCAAGGGTAACCTCGAGACCCGCCAGACTATCCAGGAAGAACTGAAAGACGAGAACATTGAAATCATGTCTATCGGTCTGGCCGGGGAGAACCGGGTAGCGGCGGCCAGTATCGAAGGCAGCTATTCAGTTAGCGCCAGCCGGGGTGGAGGAGGCGTGGTCATGGGGGATAAAAACTTAAAGGCGATAGCCGTCCGTGGTACCGGTGACGTTAATGTTTTTAACGGCGCTCGATTGTTTGAGTTATCGGAGCCGATCCTTGAGCGGTCAATAATCAGAAATGAAGCCAACTGGAAGGAGATGTGGCTGGGTGCCGGGCTGGTAACGGCAAATCCTGGGGCGGTGGGGCATTTCAGCGGTGATGTTTCCCCCGAGGTGCAGCAGAAGGTCAAGGGCTACTCCAAGATGACCAAGGGCTATTACCAGGATACCAAGACCAGGGACGCCGCCTGTTTCAACTGTTCCATGCCCTGTAAACGGGTATTTGCCTTTGAGGGCTACCACGTGGCTGGCAAGTGTCAGTGGAATACCGCCGGCGTCATCAATTCTCAGGTAATGAACCCCCGTTATGGACTGAAGTATTATGCTCTGTGCCAGAAGCATGGATTGGATGACATTTCCCTGTCCCAGTACATCGGTTTTGCCATCGACCTGTACCGTAGAGGTATCCTGACCAGAGAGGATACTGACGGTGTGGAGCTGGAATGGGGGAACCCTGAGATAGTCTATGATTTGATTGAAAAAATTGCCCGGCGGCAGGGAATTGGTGATGTTCTGGCTGACGGTCTCTATCTGGCTGCCCAGCGCATCGGCAGAGGCGCGGAAAACTATACCTATCTTACTAAAAAACTGGAGCCTTTACCCTTTGATGTCAGGGGACTGGCCCACCGGGCGCTGCCCATCGCTACTATCGATAAGGCTGACCGTACCCGGGGTTTAAGCGGGACGTACGGAATGTGGGAACGCCCGCGGGAAGAAAGAGAGGCCTATATCAAGGCTGGCTTTTTCCAGTACCCTGAGGAGTTTAAGCAATACTTCCTCAGTGATTTTGACCCTTCCGGGCAGGATTATGAAGCTATGATTCAGTTCATGTCCTACAATGAGGAAATCCTGGCTCTCACTGATGCTACCGGTTTCTGTTTCTTCTGGACGAACTTCGGAACCTTCCCGCCGATAAATAACCGTCCTTTGATGGCTGAACTGGTCTCGGCTGCTACCGGCATGGATATTGATGAGGCTGGAATGACCGAAATCGCCCAGCGCATCGGCCATCTGGTCCGGGCCTATAACGTGAGGGAGGGAATCCGGCGCAAGGATGACGACATGGCGGACACGTTCTATGAGAAGTCACCTGAGCCGCCGCACCGGCAGATTGACCGGGCTTTATTCAACAAATGGCT
- a CDS encoding ABC transporter substrate-binding protein produces the protein MKRRIVWPVVSFLMTFSLVLAACAPAAPTTPTSPTTPTSPSTPTTPTTPTIPTTPITPGAETVTLRLTKKDGTAVEKTVEKPQYGGTVNFLLNAAGRIQYFDNVYTNTPSLYAHMQTHDDLVKGNWAMGRAGTEEIDWTGPPGEKMYESWRGAIAESWEIPDEETIIYHIRKGVRWHNNPNLPEASALLGGRELTADDVVFSILRMYNMEPNYPSGDLYAWKARMAPYEHPVSVKALDKWTVEVKLQPGYMDTLLEATADFQFIQGPVELVKKFGDVRDWRNHIGTGPFMLADHIPGSVTSFVRNPNYWDRDPLHPSNQIPYVDNVKIMEISDRSTRMAALRTGKIDVLGGDRWGLNLEDAKILLNGEPRLMYDKRIHFQPNWITLRIDKPELPWYDKRVRHALQLAFDNEAVLKDYYGGEGALLAHYSNIVAGWMDMYTPVEELPESSRKLFEYHPEEAKKLLAEAGYPDGFQIKVLVSAVETEQIDILSIFAEYWAKIGVELIPDVRERSVFVSVSNGKKHDHAVIASSAAFIPFAFQVFNITDTPNTAMVDDPYINEIRKRIKGSYVRNEPEARRIMKEELVPYVIDQSFQIYFPAPEDYALWWPWLKAYHGEFSIAYTNYWSWTQYVWIDQELKKSMGF, from the coding sequence ATGAAAAGAAGAATAGTCTGGCCGGTAGTCAGTTTCCTGATGACGTTCTCCCTGGTGCTGGCAGCCTGCGCCCCGGCGGCGCCGACCACGCCGACTTCACCAACCACACCAACCTCACCCAGCACGCCGACAACACCCACAACCCCGACCATTCCCACCACGCCGATCACGCCCGGAGCAGAAACGGTGACGTTGCGCTTGACAAAGAAAGATGGTACGGCGGTGGAAAAGACGGTAGAGAAACCGCAGTATGGCGGCACGGTTAACTTTTTGCTGAACGCAGCGGGACGTATACAGTATTTTGATAATGTTTACACTAATACGCCCAGTCTGTATGCCCATATGCAAACACATGATGACCTGGTTAAGGGAAACTGGGCCATGGGGCGGGCCGGAACTGAAGAGATTGACTGGACTGGACCTCCCGGTGAAAAAATGTATGAGAGCTGGCGGGGCGCTATCGCTGAGAGCTGGGAAATACCTGATGAGGAGACTATCATCTACCATATCCGTAAAGGCGTTCGCTGGCATAATAACCCCAACCTGCCGGAAGCAAGCGCATTACTTGGGGGGAGAGAACTCACCGCTGACGATGTTGTCTTTTCCATTCTGCGAATGTATAACATGGAACCCAACTATCCGTCAGGAGACCTGTATGCCTGGAAAGCCAGAATGGCGCCTTATGAGCACCCGGTGTCAGTAAAGGCGCTGGACAAATGGACGGTGGAGGTCAAACTCCAGCCCGGATATATGGACACGCTGCTGGAAGCGACGGCTGATTTCCAGTTTATACAGGGCCCGGTTGAACTGGTCAAGAAATTCGGAGACGTACGGGATTGGCGGAACCACATCGGCACCGGCCCGTTTATGCTGGCAGACCATATCCCGGGTAGTGTGACCTCTTTCGTTCGGAACCCTAACTACTGGGACAGAGACCCCCTTCATCCCTCTAACCAGATACCCTATGTGGATAATGTCAAGATAATGGAAATCTCAGACAGGTCTACCCGCATGGCAGCCCTGCGCACCGGAAAAATTGACGTTCTGGGTGGTGATAGGTGGGGTTTGAATCTGGAAGATGCCAAGATCCTGCTGAATGGGGAACCCCGGCTGATGTATGACAAGCGTATACACTTCCAACCAAATTGGATAACACTCAGGATAGATAAGCCGGAGTTGCCCTGGTACGATAAAAGGGTGCGACATGCCCTCCAACTGGCGTTTGACAATGAAGCGGTCTTAAAAGATTACTATGGTGGAGAGGGAGCGTTGCTTGCCCATTACAGTAATATCGTAGCAGGATGGATGGATATGTATACTCCGGTTGAAGAGTTACCGGAGTCAAGCCGCAAGCTTTTTGAATACCATCCGGAGGAGGCGAAGAAGCTCCTGGCTGAGGCCGGGTACCCTGATGGTTTCCAAATTAAGGTTCTGGTTTCAGCCGTTGAAACCGAGCAGATTGATATCCTGTCGATATTTGCGGAATACTGGGCTAAGATTGGCGTTGAACTAATACCGGACGTAAGAGAAAGATCAGTATTCGTCTCGGTTTCCAATGGCAAGAAGCACGATCATGCGGTTATCGCCAGTTCGGCCGCTTTCATACCCTTTGCCTTCCAGGTCTTCAATATTACCGATACCCCTAACACAGCTATGGTTGACGATCCTTATATCAATGAAATACGCAAGAGGATTAAGGGTAGCTACGTCCGTAATGAACCTGAGGCCCGCCGAATAATGAAGGAGGAACTGGTGCCATACGTTATTGACCAGTCCTTCCAGATCTACTTTCCGGCACCGGAGGACTACGCTCTCTGGTGGCCGTGGCTAAAGGCTTACCACGGTGAATTTAGTATAGCTTATACTAACTACTGGTCCTGGACTCAATATGTCTGGATTGACCAGGAGCTAAAGAAGTCAATGGGATTCTAG